From a single Fulvivirga ulvae genomic region:
- a CDS encoding alpha/beta fold hydrolase, translated as MAISFTEKGNGFPVVLIHGFCETSEIWTDFADALAEHYRVLAPDLPGFGNTPLPKSDFNIDDVAEMVYQWLKMLNIDKMVMIGHSLGGYITLAFAHKYPDILSGIGLFHSTAFADSDEKKSSRNKTIDFVKDRGVDVFAHSFVPQLFYIKNRATLKKDVESVVNSAAKTAEVSLVAYTKAMRDRPDRTDVLKSLAVPILIVAGNKDTSVPIEHIYAQELMPKKAVVHIFDNVGHMGMFETKEKSLRAVQGFVAYCT; from the coding sequence ATGGCAATTTCTTTTACAGAAAAAGGTAACGGCTTTCCTGTTGTATTGATTCATGGCTTTTGTGAAACAAGCGAAATATGGACTGATTTTGCAGATGCACTTGCAGAACATTATAGGGTATTAGCACCTGATCTTCCCGGCTTTGGAAATACGCCATTACCGAAGAGTGACTTTAATATCGACGATGTTGCCGAAATGGTCTATCAGTGGCTTAAAATGCTAAACATCGACAAAATGGTTATGATCGGGCATTCTTTGGGCGGCTATATAACTCTTGCATTTGCGCACAAATACCCGGACATTCTGAGTGGCATAGGCCTGTTCCATTCCACGGCATTTGCTGATAGTGATGAAAAGAAATCCTCAAGAAACAAGACCATTGACTTTGTAAAGGATAGGGGCGTCGATGTATTTGCACACTCATTTGTGCCGCAGTTATTTTATATCAAAAACAGAGCTACTCTGAAAAAAGATGTCGAGAGTGTGGTAAATTCGGCTGCAAAAACTGCAGAGGTCAGCCTCGTGGCATACACCAAAGCTATGCGCGACCGCCCTGACCGAACGGATGTATTAAAATCTCTCGCAGTTCCAATTTTGATTGTAGCCGGCAATAAGGATACTTCCGTGCCTATTGAACATATTTATGCGCAGGAGCTTATGCCTAAAAAAGCAGTAGTGCATATCTTCGATAATGTGGGACATATGGGCATGTTTGAGACCAAAGAAAAGTCTCTGAGAGCCGTTCAGGGTTTTGTCGCTTATTGTACTTAG
- a CDS encoding S9 family peptidase, translated as MKKPLPPKAEKIEKQLVAHGHTRIDNYYWLNNREDQKVIDYLNAENAYTDTLMKHTEDFQEKLYNEIVGRIKQTDESVPYMSNGYWYYTRYEEGQEYPIYCRKKESLENEEEVMLNVNVMAEGHEYYHATGLNVSLDNNLLAFGIDTVSRRQYTIYVKNLKTGQLLDMSIDNTTGSSTWANDNKTLFYTKKDPNTLRSNQIFKHRLGAKTEDDLIFEEEDDTFYTGIYKTKSDQYLIIWSGSTLTNDYRILNANDPEGEFRQFSPREKGLEYSIEHYNDKFYVVTNLDAVNFRLMETSVEKTHKENWKEVIAHDPEVYLENIEVFKNHLVVEERSKGLSHLRIIDQKTKKEHYLDFGEEAYTAYISVNPEFNTNLLRYGYTSLTTPNSTFDYNMETRDKILLKEQEVVGGYNKEEYETKRLYAEARDGVKVPISLVYKKSLRKPEGNPTLLYGYGSYGATMDPSFSSTRLSLLERGFVFAIAHIRGSQMLGREWYEEGKMFKKKNTFNDFIDCAEYLVQQQYAQNDNLFGMGGSAGGLLMGAVVNQRPDLWKGVVAAVPFVDVMTTMLDESIPLTTGEYDEWGNPNNKDSYEYMLSYSPYDNVKAQNYPNMLITTGLHDSQVQYWEPAKWVAKLREMKTDDNKLLLKTNMDAGHGGASGRFEKFREVALDYAFILDLAGVKE; from the coding sequence ATGAAGAAACCTCTACCTCCAAAGGCAGAAAAAATTGAAAAACAACTTGTAGCCCACGGGCATACCAGAATAGATAATTATTACTGGCTGAATAATCGTGAAGACCAAAAGGTAATTGACTACCTGAATGCTGAAAATGCCTATACAGATACACTGATGAAGCACACAGAGGATTTTCAGGAGAAACTTTACAATGAGATTGTAGGCCGTATAAAACAAACTGATGAATCCGTGCCTTATATGTCAAATGGATATTGGTACTATACCCGATACGAAGAAGGACAGGAGTACCCTATCTATTGCCGCAAAAAAGAGTCTTTGGAAAATGAAGAAGAGGTAATGCTCAATGTCAACGTAATGGCCGAAGGGCACGAATATTATCACGCTACAGGCCTGAATGTAAGCCTTGATAATAATCTGTTGGCCTTTGGCATAGATACAGTAAGCCGAAGACAGTACACCATTTATGTAAAGAATCTTAAAACCGGCCAACTCCTTGATATGTCCATCGATAATACGACCGGAAGCAGTACCTGGGCAAACGATAATAAAACACTTTTCTACACCAAAAAGGATCCGAACACCCTGCGGTCTAACCAGATATTCAAGCACCGTCTGGGTGCAAAAACTGAGGATGACCTGATATTTGAAGAGGAGGATGATACCTTTTACACCGGAATATATAAAACCAAGTCGGACCAGTATCTCATTATCTGGTCTGGCAGCACGCTTACTAACGACTACAGGATATTAAATGCCAATGATCCTGAGGGAGAATTCCGGCAGTTCTCTCCAAGAGAAAAGGGGTTGGAATATTCCATTGAGCATTACAACGATAAATTCTATGTTGTAACAAACCTGGACGCCGTGAATTTCAGGCTGATGGAAACTTCTGTTGAAAAAACTCACAAAGAAAACTGGAAAGAAGTTATTGCACATGACCCTGAGGTGTATCTTGAAAATATAGAGGTTTTCAAAAATCATCTGGTAGTTGAAGAACGTTCTAAAGGGCTCTCTCATTTGAGGATCATTGACCAGAAGACTAAGAAGGAGCATTACCTAGACTTTGGTGAAGAAGCCTATACCGCTTATATCTCTGTTAACCCTGAGTTTAACACTAACCTGCTGCGTTATGGCTATACTTCACTCACCACGCCAAATTCTACCTTTGATTATAACATGGAAACCCGTGATAAAATACTACTTAAAGAGCAGGAAGTGGTAGGTGGCTACAACAAGGAAGAGTATGAGACCAAACGACTCTACGCTGAAGCCAGGGATGGAGTGAAGGTGCCCATTTCCCTCGTCTATAAAAAATCACTTAGAAAGCCGGAAGGTAACCCAACTTTATTATATGGGTATGGTTCATATGGAGCTACTATGGATCCTTCTTTCAGCTCCACCAGACTGAGCTTACTGGAAAGAGGCTTCGTGTTTGCGATTGCCCATATCCGAGGAAGCCAAATGCTCGGCCGCGAATGGTATGAAGAAGGTAAAATGTTTAAGAAGAAAAATACTTTTAATGATTTTATCGACTGTGCAGAATACCTGGTTCAGCAGCAATATGCTCAGAATGACAACCTGTTTGGCATGGGCGGTAGCGCCGGAGGCTTGCTGATGGGTGCTGTCGTTAATCAAAGACCGGATCTTTGGAAAGGAGTAGTTGCCGCAGTGCCTTTTGTAGATGTAATGACTACTATGCTGGACGAAAGTATACCGCTAACAACCGGCGAATATGATGAATGGGGTAACCCTAATAATAAAGACTCTTATGAATATATGTTGTCGTATTCCCCTTATGATAATGTAAAAGCGCAAAACTATCCTAACATGTTGATTACTACAGGCTTACATGATTCCCAGGTACAGTATTGGGAACCCGCCAAATGGGTGGCCAAGCTTCGTGAAATGAAAACAGATGATAATAAGCTTTTGCTCAAGACTAACATGGATGCGGGTCATGGCGGGGCTTCCGGCAGATTTGAGAAGTTCAGAGAAGTTGCGTTGGATTATGCTTTTATTCTTGACCTTGCCGGAGTAAAAGAATAA
- a CDS encoding RNA polymerase sigma factor, which yields MSSARYQEQFQDFYNQYQAMVYALCLGYMKGGKDLAKDLTQEVFIQVWRALPKFRQEASPKTWIYRICVNTCLLHIRNNKKFDMQSLDDRHDNLVHQSEPSDKYEELHHAIGRLNDVDRIVIMLVLDEMKYDEIAEVTGIKEGNLRVKIHRIKQKLNELMDNHG from the coding sequence ATGTCATCAGCAAGATATCAGGAGCAGTTTCAAGACTTTTACAATCAGTACCAGGCCATGGTCTATGCCTTGTGCCTGGGCTATATGAAAGGCGGGAAAGATTTGGCGAAAGACCTTACTCAGGAAGTTTTCATACAGGTCTGGCGGGCGCTTCCAAAATTCAGGCAGGAAGCGTCACCCAAAACCTGGATCTATCGAATATGTGTCAACACCTGCCTGCTACATATCAGAAATAATAAAAAGTTTGATATGCAATCCCTTGATGACCGCCACGACAACCTCGTTCATCAATCGGAGCCCAGCGATAAGTATGAGGAGCTACACCATGCAATAGGCAGATTGAATGATGTTGACAGGATAGTTATTATGCTTGTTCTTGATGAAATGAAATATGATGAGATTGCAGAGGTGACAGGTATTAAGGAAGGAAATTTAAGGGTGAAAATTCACCGTATAAAGCAAAAATTAAATGAATTAATGGATAACCATGGATAA
- a CDS encoding alpha/beta fold hydrolase — protein sequence MKKLTLIVVAVLISFITYAQQSIQVEKRGNGPAVLFLPGFTCPGEIWDETVDALGSNFQYHQVSYAGFNGIDPIDMPWYETIKRDLKEYITKQKPGKAIIIGHSMGGMLAMDIAAESPELVEKLILVDALPCIRQLMMPHVKADDITYDNPYNQRMLAMNEEEFHQNARYMASSMTNQSEKVDQLTAWIEAADRKTYTYGYTDLLKVDLREEIAGITAETLILAADFPTKEAVSENLNNQFAKLNHKEIKIAEGSKHFIMFDQKDWLIKQVTAFLQ from the coding sequence ATGAAAAAATTAACTTTAATAGTTGTAGCAGTTTTGATCAGCTTCATCACCTATGCTCAACAATCAATTCAGGTAGAAAAAAGAGGAAATGGACCTGCAGTATTATTTCTTCCTGGCTTTACCTGTCCTGGTGAAATTTGGGATGAAACGGTCGATGCACTAGGTAGCAACTTTCAATACCACCAGGTTTCTTATGCAGGTTTCAATGGTATTGATCCGATAGATATGCCTTGGTATGAAACCATTAAAAGAGATCTGAAAGAATATATTACGAAGCAAAAGCCAGGTAAGGCCATCATCATAGGCCACAGTATGGGAGGCATGCTGGCAATGGATATAGCTGCGGAATCTCCGGAATTGGTAGAAAAGCTAATTTTGGTTGATGCTCTTCCCTGTATCAGACAGCTTATGATGCCGCATGTAAAGGCCGATGATATCACCTATGATAATCCCTATAATCAGCGTATGCTTGCCATGAATGAGGAGGAGTTTCATCAGAACGCCAGATACATGGCCTCCTCTATGACCAATCAATCTGAAAAAGTAGATCAGCTTACCGCATGGATCGAGGCAGCGGATCGTAAAACTTATACCTATGGTTATACAGACTTACTCAAAGTCGATTTAAGGGAAGAAATAGCTGGTATTACAGCTGAGACATTAATTTTGGCTGCTGATTTTCCAACCAAAGAAGCCGTAAGTGAAAACTTAAATAATCAATTTGCAAAATTGAATCATAAAGAAATTAAGATTGCAGAGGGCAGCAAACACTTTATCATGTTTGACCAAAAAGATTGGTTAATTAAACAAGTAACCGCATTTCTTCAGTAA
- a CDS encoding NADase-type glycan-binding domain-containing protein, whose product MKENVWDIIGGGCSWYCGGGPRSVSASSHLTSQGENHYLPKNAHDLNYKNAWIEGVDGYGIGEYLIYEFAPESPRITEIIITNGYVKSLSTWTTNSRVKKLRVYYNDKPIADLNLKDIGEDQHFKFKPISYEDRSDTEILKLKELWKLKFEILEVYKGKKYDDTAIAEIYFDGIDVH is encoded by the coding sequence ATGAAGGAGAACGTTTGGGATATCATTGGAGGTGGCTGTAGCTGGTATTGTGGAGGAGGACCCAGGTCAGTTTCAGCCTCAAGCCATCTGACCAGTCAGGGAGAAAACCACTATCTGCCAAAGAACGCGCACGATCTAAATTATAAAAATGCCTGGATTGAGGGAGTTGATGGATATGGCATCGGTGAATATTTAATTTATGAATTTGCTCCGGAAAGCCCCCGAATCACTGAAATAATAATTACAAATGGTTATGTAAAAAGCTTATCAACATGGACTACAAACTCAAGGGTAAAGAAGTTGAGGGTTTATTATAATGATAAACCCATTGCCGATTTAAATCTAAAAGATATAGGGGAAGACCAACATTTTAAATTTAAACCTATCAGTTATGAAGATAGGTCCGATACGGAAATCTTAAAACTTAAAGAACTGTGGAAATTAAAATTCGAAATTTTGGAAGTATACAAAGGGAAAAAATATGATGATACAGCTATCGCCGAAATTTATTTTGATGGAATTGATGTCCATTAG
- a CDS encoding FeoA family protein, translating to MNLRSVADLTPGESGIINGFMDDTLSLKLLEMGCLPGQPIKFNFAAPLGDPICVSVAGYNLSLRLDEAITISIQ from the coding sequence GTGAATTTAAGAAGTGTAGCAGATTTAACCCCCGGTGAAAGTGGCATAATCAATGGATTCATGGACGATACCCTTTCTTTAAAACTTCTGGAAATGGGTTGCCTTCCCGGCCAACCTATAAAATTCAATTTTGCTGCTCCTTTAGGAGACCCAATCTGTGTGAGTGTAGCAGGGTATAACCTTTCTCTGAGGCTGGACGAGGCGATCACTATTTCTATTCAATAA
- the feoB gene encoding ferrous iron transport protein B — translation MLKSDIPKIALVGNPNSGKSSLFNHLTGLNQKIGNFPGVTVDKKTGYCKLDDHTKAEIIDLPGTYSIYPNSTDEKIVYDILGNKADPLHPDVVVVIVDASNFKRNLLLFTQIHDLNIPCVLVLNMMDIVEKTGLAIDADKLSSELGVPVIPMKARKGHGIDVLKKTLAANAQQNFRPIFNAHDLAPQAIEAIKETFSVKDDYVAYQMLQQYRINSTLTENEKNLIIDIAEKYHFNRDELRRKETLERYAAINHFIDGAVKETFTQLPKRWTQTLDRVFTHKIWGYLIFLFILFLIFQSIFAWATVPMDFIDLTFSELSVFLKSQLPEGALNELFTEGIIPGIGGIVIFIPQIAILFAFISILEETGYMSRVVFLMDKIMRKFGLNGKSVVPLISGVACAIPAIMATRTIENWKERLITIFVTPLMSCSARLPVYTILIALIIPEKTIGGVFNLQGLALMGMYLLGFVAAIVSAFIMKLILKTRERSFLVMELPTYKMPRWKNVGLTMYEKSKTFVYEAGKIILAVSIVLWVLASYGPANKLERAEEIVAQAYSQENLTEEELENKIESFKLENSYAGIFGKTIEPVIKPLGYDWKIGIALITSFAAREVFVGTMATIYSIGNVEDESTIKSRMRNEINPETGKKRYDFATGLSLLVFYAFAMQCMSTIAIVYRETKGWKWPMIQLGYMTALAYICALAIYQTFS, via the coding sequence ATGTTAAAAAGCGATATCCCAAAAATTGCGCTGGTTGGGAATCCAAATTCCGGTAAGTCTTCCCTTTTTAACCATCTTACCGGCCTAAACCAAAAAATAGGCAATTTCCCCGGTGTAACCGTCGATAAAAAAACCGGATACTGTAAATTAGATGATCACACTAAAGCTGAAATCATCGATCTTCCCGGCACTTACAGTATCTACCCTAACTCCACTGACGAGAAGATTGTCTATGATATACTAGGCAATAAAGCGGACCCTCTCCACCCGGATGTGGTTGTGGTTATTGTTGATGCTTCCAATTTTAAGCGTAATCTTTTACTTTTTACTCAGATCCATGATCTGAATATCCCATGTGTTCTTGTTCTGAATATGATGGATATCGTTGAGAAAACGGGGCTTGCTATAGACGCTGATAAACTGTCATCGGAGCTAGGTGTACCGGTAATACCGATGAAGGCAAGAAAAGGGCACGGGATTGATGTGTTAAAGAAAACTCTGGCAGCAAACGCCCAACAGAATTTTCGACCTATATTTAATGCTCATGATCTTGCTCCGCAAGCTATTGAGGCCATTAAGGAGACTTTTTCGGTTAAAGACGATTATGTTGCCTACCAGATGCTGCAGCAATATCGGATTAATTCTACGTTGACTGAGAACGAAAAGAACCTTATCATTGATATTGCTGAAAAGTACCATTTTAATCGGGATGAACTCAGAAGAAAAGAAACTCTGGAAAGGTATGCTGCGATCAATCATTTCATTGATGGTGCAGTAAAGGAAACTTTTACTCAACTCCCCAAACGATGGACCCAAACACTGGATAGGGTATTTACACATAAGATATGGGGCTACCTGATCTTTTTATTCATCCTGTTTTTAATATTCCAATCCATTTTTGCCTGGGCTACTGTACCCATGGATTTTATTGATCTTACTTTCTCCGAATTAAGTGTTTTCCTAAAATCTCAATTGCCAGAAGGTGCACTCAACGAACTATTTACCGAAGGTATTATACCTGGTATAGGTGGTATAGTTATTTTTATACCGCAGATAGCCATACTATTTGCTTTTATATCTATTCTGGAGGAAACCGGCTACATGTCACGCGTCGTTTTTCTTATGGACAAGATCATGAGAAAATTCGGTCTTAATGGCAAAAGTGTGGTACCACTTATTTCAGGGGTGGCATGTGCTATTCCTGCCATTATGGCCACAAGAACTATTGAAAACTGGAAAGAACGCCTTATTACTATTTTTGTTACTCCTTTGATGAGTTGCTCTGCCAGGCTCCCGGTTTATACTATTTTAATTGCACTTATTATCCCCGAAAAAACAATTGGTGGCGTGTTCAACCTTCAGGGCCTGGCGCTTATGGGTATGTACCTGCTAGGTTTTGTAGCAGCTATTGTATCAGCATTTATAATGAAGCTAATTCTGAAAACCAGGGAGAGAAGCTTTCTGGTAATGGAGCTGCCCACATACAAGATGCCCAGATGGAAGAATGTCGGCTTAACCATGTATGAAAAGTCTAAGACCTTTGTTTATGAAGCTGGTAAGATAATACTAGCTGTCTCGATAGTGCTTTGGGTGCTGGCCTCCTACGGACCTGCTAATAAACTGGAGAGAGCGGAAGAAATTGTAGCCCAAGCATATAGTCAGGAAAACCTGACTGAGGAAGAACTTGAAAACAAAATTGAATCCTTTAAGCTTGAGAACTCATATGCAGGCATATTTGGCAAAACTATAGAGCCCGTCATTAAGCCTCTCGGATATGATTGGAAAATAGGCATTGCGTTAATTACTTCTTTCGCAGCAAGGGAGGTGTTTGTAGGTACCATGGCTACTATATACAGCATTGGCAATGTAGAAGACGAAAGCACCATAAAAAGTCGGATGCGCAATGAAATAAACCCCGAAACAGGTAAAAAGCGCTACGATTTTGCCACTGGCCTCTCTCTTTTGGTTTTTTATGCTTTTGCTATGCAATGTATGAGTACAATAGCCATAGTCTACCGCGAGACCAAAGGCTGGAAATGGCCAATGATCCAGCTCGGTTATATGACAGCCCTTGCTTATATCTGTGCACTCGCAATTTATCAGACTTTTTCTTAG